The following DNA comes from Desulfobacterales bacterium.
TTAAGCCGTTCGGGCTGAAGCATTATAAGTGCGTTTGCAACTGGTTTCTCAACCACAATATTGTCTTTGGTTTCACGCCGAACGGTTATTGACGAACCACCTAAGGCCTTGAGAATGATATCGTTTTTCTTGGTATCACAAATCAACTGTTCAAAACGTGCTCCCTCGTCCATCATTAAACCAACAGGCCCCTTAGATAGAGCCGTTACAAAGGCCTCGGGTGTCACATCGTCAATCAAATCCAAATGACTCTCTGGATTTTCATGCTTCCATTTTTTTAGTTGTTCTATGCAAAGACTGTATGTTGGTGTTTTTTTTCCACCCGAAACTATCGACATCACAATGCACGCTGACACGGGTACCTTATATCGTTTTTTTCTTTTTACCTCTAACGCTCCTTGAGAAGCGCAAAAAAATGTAGCCAGGGCAGTTGCAAAAATTTGCTCTTGCGGAACTTCCAGCTCTTCACTACCTTCTTGACAAAATCGCTTAAATTCAGGTGGAAGCATGTTCAACGGAAATAGAGGGAATGTATTTTTCACAAATGGTAGTATCGGCTGCCAAATAAGGGGCTTTGAAATAACTGTATTATTTTGCGGCTGACATCTCTCATGCACGGAACCAGGAAACCCTGAAGATGTATTTGAAAAGTTCGAGATTGAATCCTTAATCATGGCCGCCATGTCGCTTTTTGTTTGGGGAGGTGCAACTTGAGAGGAAACTTTACCCCCTACGATTCTTTTACCATCACCCAAGGCGTATCTTATTTTTTGAACAGGTCGTTCAGAATCAAAAAAATTATCCATAATATTTTATCCTTTCAACCATAAGGTGTTCATATGTTTGAACACCTTATGGTATTTTTATAATTTATTTTAAAAATCTAATACGAAAAGTTTCCGGTTTAACCGTTGCAATCATTGTGCAACAATTAAATTCCACTGCTTTGCTTTGATATTCTATTTGAATTTCGCGATCGGCAATGAACTCTAAAGGAATGTTTTCCTCAATAAATTTCTTAATCTTTTCTGAGGGAATAGATTCTGTTGCAGGAATAAGCTCAGCGGGTTTGTCATTTTTATCGATCTTATCAAAATCAAATATGTCTAAATCATCATAATTTTTATTATTCTTCATGTAACACCTCCTAATTTTTGTTAAACATTCTGCTTTCAAGCCATTTTAAAAACTCTGCTTTGGAATACACCACTTTGCCTCCGATTAATTTCCGTCCAGAACAACCGAGTCCCTTACTGTCAAGATTAGCGAGGGTTCCCGGAGCCATTAATCCTCCAAGATGTGAACAGACGTTCTTGCGCGTGAAGCAAATTGGCA
Coding sequences within:
- a CDS encoding DUF3987 domain-containing protein encodes the protein MDNFFDSERPVQKIRYALGDGKRIVGGKVSSQVAPPQTKSDMAAMIKDSISNFSNTSSGFPGSVHERCQPQNNTVISKPLIWQPILPFVKNTFPLFPLNMLPPEFKRFCQEGSEELEVPQEQIFATALATFFCASQGALEVKRKKRYKVPVSACIVMSIVSGGKKTPTYSLCIEQLKKWKHENPESHLDLIDDVTPEAFVTALSKGPVGLMMDEGARFEQLICDTKKNDIILKALGGSSITVRRETKDNIVVEKPVANALIMLQPERLKNIATKYNSKEYGVMARALLVGIEPNMFLAQSDYVISEKSEEWYRKTVFRLANMGQNVAVGTQDITTLNLSSEALNFWRNESACFNNEKQSGRFLEDFKEWASKAPSHLLSLAGLLHVIKNEDPHCKTISSETMQQGIHLIGFFAKNMICQYDTIGPNPEVECALSILNKIRDKYCLSPFPMVNLTKSMQRRYKATDIRQALEILQHRNYIMIFSSFRTGKSGHPYSDLIYVNPALKTFV